The Terriglobus tenax genome contains a region encoding:
- a CDS encoding ThiF family adenylyltransferase gives MAPVSSVTSETIAERYSRQVLFAPIGASGQQKLASAHVAIVGCGATGAASAALLARAGVGTLTLIDRDFVEESNLQRQVLFEEEDARNATPKAEAARRRIAAFNSDVVVHAHIADLVPGNIHQLLAGAQIILDATDNFETRYLVNDYAVQQNTPWIYAAAIASYAASMNILPGETACLACLFPKPPSGTVETCDTAGILNTAVNFAASLQVTETLKYLTGDLAAMRRTLLSYDLWTNERSEIRAHKPDPECEVCGKHQFVHLSGDARPHITLCGRNSVQIHEHNRPVDFAELTARLAPHGTVRSNQLLLRFERAPFTITVFPDGRALIQGTTDPVQARTLYARYIGS, from the coding sequence GTGGCACCCGTATCTTCCGTTACTTCCGAGACCATTGCCGAGCGTTATTCCCGGCAGGTCCTGTTTGCGCCCATCGGCGCCTCCGGACAGCAGAAGCTTGCCTCGGCGCACGTTGCCATTGTGGGCTGCGGAGCCACCGGAGCAGCCTCCGCTGCCCTGCTCGCCCGCGCCGGAGTCGGCACACTTACCCTGATCGACCGCGACTTCGTCGAAGAGTCCAACCTGCAGCGCCAGGTGCTCTTTGAAGAAGAGGATGCCCGGAACGCCACTCCAAAGGCAGAGGCCGCCCGCCGGCGCATCGCCGCCTTCAATAGCGATGTCGTCGTCCATGCGCACATCGCCGATCTTGTTCCCGGCAATATCCACCAGTTGCTGGCAGGCGCGCAGATTATTCTGGACGCCACCGACAACTTCGAAACCCGCTACCTGGTCAACGATTACGCCGTCCAGCAGAACACCCCGTGGATCTACGCCGCGGCCATCGCTTCGTATGCGGCCAGCATGAATATTCTGCCCGGAGAAACGGCCTGCCTCGCCTGCCTTTTCCCCAAGCCGCCCTCGGGCACGGTGGAAACCTGCGACACCGCCGGAATTCTGAATACTGCCGTCAACTTTGCCGCCTCCCTGCAGGTGACGGAGACGCTGAAATACCTGACCGGCGACCTGGCCGCAATGCGCCGCACCCTGCTCTCCTACGATCTGTGGACCAACGAGCGCAGCGAAATCCGCGCCCATAAGCCCGATCCGGAGTGCGAGGTCTGCGGGAAACACCAGTTCGTGCATCTTTCCGGTGATGCGCGGCCCCACATCACCCTCTGCGGACGGAACTCCGTCCAGATTCACGAGCACAACCGCCCGGTGGACTTCGCCGAGCTTACCGCTCGCCTCGCCCCGCACGGAACGGTTCGCAGCAACCAGTTGCTGCTGCGGTTTGAGCGCGCCCCGTTCACCATTACCGTCTTCCCCGACGGCCGCGCCCTCATCCAGGGAACCACAGACCCCGTCCAGGCCCGCACCCTCTACGCGCGCTATATCGGCTCCTGA
- a CDS encoding RNA polymerase sigma factor, which produces MQLQGRTMTQTNATPGMFKRNPPIAGEADALERAKNGDPDAFAKLYALHKRRVYTLCLRMLGNVSEAEDMTQEAFLHLFRKLGSFRGESAFSTWLHRLTVNLVLMHLRKKGLQLVSLEETINPSEEDAPKRDFGTADPQLSGSVDRVALERAIATLPPGYRLVFVLHDIEGYEHNEIAAMLECSTGNSKSQLHKARLKLRELLKQSELTARQEVA; this is translated from the coding sequence ATGCAACTTCAAGGCAGGACGATGACCCAGACCAACGCGACGCCCGGCATGTTTAAGCGCAATCCGCCCATCGCCGGTGAGGCTGATGCGCTGGAGCGCGCTAAAAATGGCGATCCGGATGCATTTGCCAAGCTCTACGCTCTGCATAAGCGCCGCGTATATACGCTTTGTCTCCGCATGCTCGGCAATGTTTCTGAAGCAGAAGATATGACGCAGGAGGCCTTCCTGCACCTGTTCCGCAAGCTCGGCAGCTTCCGCGGCGAGAGCGCCTTTTCCACATGGCTGCACCGCCTGACCGTGAACCTGGTCCTGATGCACCTTCGCAAGAAGGGTTTGCAACTGGTTTCTCTTGAAGAGACCATCAATCCCAGCGAAGAAGATGCGCCAAAGCGCGACTTCGGCACCGCCGACCCCCAGCTCTCCGGCTCGGTTGACCGCGTCGCCCTGGAGCGCGCCATCGCCACCCTTCCCCCCGGCTACCGTCTGGTCTTCGTTCTGCACGACATTGAAGGCTACGAACATAATGAGATTGCTGCCATGCTTGAGTGCTCCACTGGCAACTCCAAATCACAGTTGCATAAAGCCCGCCTCAAGCTTCGTGAGCTCCTCAAACAGAGCGAGTTGACCGCGCGGCAGGAGGTTGCCTAA